One genomic window of Cricetulus griseus strain 17A/GY chromosome 3, alternate assembly CriGri-PICRH-1.0, whole genome shotgun sequence includes the following:
- the LOC100751684 gene encoding sodium/nucleoside cotransporter 1 isoform X2, protein MSVLYYLGLMQWVILKIAWLMQVTMGTSATETLSVAGNIFVSQTEAPLLIRPYLADMTLSEVHVVMTGGYATIAGSLLGAYISFGIDAASLIAASVMAAPCALALSKLVYPEVEESKFRSEEGVKLTYGDAQNLVEAASAGAAISVKIVANIAANLIAFLAVLEFINAALSWLGDMVDIQGLSFQLICSYILRPVAFLMGVAWEDCPVVAELLGIKLFLNEFVAYQELSQYKQRRLAGAEEWLGDKKQWISVRAEILTTYALCGFSNFSSIGIMLGGLTSLVPHRRSDFSQIVLRALITGAFVSLANACVAGILYMPRGLEVNCVSLLNQTLTSSNFEVYQCCGQVFQNTSLEFGPEALDNCCRFYNRTICT, encoded by the exons ATGTCGGTTCTCTACTACTTGGGCCTCATGCAGTGGGTGATCCTGAAG attgCCTGGCTGATGCAGGTCACCATGGGCACCTCAGCCACTGAGACCCTAAGTGTGGCAGGAAACATCTTTGTGAGTCAG ACCGAAGCTCCTCTGCTTATTCGGCCCTACCTGGCAGACATGACTCTCTCTGAAGTTCACGTTGTCATGACTGGAGGCTATGCTACTATTGCTGGTAGCCTCCTGGGTGCCTACATCTCCTTTGGG ATTGATGCTGCCTCCTTAATTGCTGCCTCCGTAATGGCAGCCCCCTGCGCTTTGGCCCTTTCCAAGCTGGTCTACCCGGAGGTGGAGGAGTCCAAGTTCCGGAGTGAGGAAGGAGTGAAGCTGACTTATGG AGACGCTCAGAACCTCGTGGAAGCAGCCAGCGCTGGGGCTGCCATCTCAGTGAAGATCGTTGCCAACATTGCTGCCAATCTGATTGcctttctggctgtcctggagttcatcAATGCTGCCCTCTCCTGGCTGGGGGACATGGTGGATATCCAGGGACTCAGCTTCCAG CTCATCTGCTCCTACATCCTACGTCCCGTGGCATTCTTGATGGGCGTGGCCTGGGAGGACTGTCCGGTGGTGGCTGAGCTGCTGGGTATCAAGCTGTTTCTGAATGAGTTTGTGGCCTATCAAGAGCTTTCCCAGTACAAGCAGAGACGCCTGGCAGGGGCTGAGGAGTGGCTTGGTGACAAGAaacagtggatctct GTCAGAGCAGAAATCCTGACGACATATGCCCTCTGTGGATtctctaacttcagttccatCGGCATCATGCTGGGAGGCCTGA CCTCTCTGGTCCCCCATCGGAGGAGTGACTTCTCCCAGATTGTGCTCCGGGCGCTGATCACTGGGGCCTTCGTGTCCCTGGCAAATGCCTGTGTGGCAG GGATCCTCTACATGCCCAGGGGGCTCGAGGTGAACTGTGTGTCTCTTCTGAATCAGACCCTCACCAGCAGCAACTTTGAGGTGTACCAGTGCTGTGGCCAGGTCTTCCAGAA taCCAGCTTGGAGTTCGGCCCAGAGGCGTTGGACAACTGCTGTCGATTTTACAATCGCACCATCTGCACATAG